In Oreochromis niloticus isolate F11D_XX linkage group LG18, O_niloticus_UMD_NMBU, whole genome shotgun sequence, one genomic interval encodes:
- the zp3f.1 gene encoding zona pellucida glycoprotein 3f, tandem duplicate 1 — translation MASLWYCVAVLGLVAGVSVNADMKLDCKGGFVTLVWTDGRSQMDTSLLRLGSCFPTSLTDREAVFTVDFNDCNFRRLVTGKRLIYSNDLTYITPPNSVIPSYIDLIVCEYERPRDWYPLVYEPVFSTYGLEELVFHIGLMNADFSGPAESTRFPLGSIIAIKASVEQQTHQPLLLLIDECVAATTPELQPESALYPLITNKGCLVDSKKSRSKFEPRQKTSEIRLSLQAFKFAVGGEVFIHCSLVAWDPNGLGNTKKACNYIKDYGWELIDDPTHSSLCDCCESSCKARKTRDLVAGKHGAVQNVVLGPLTITD, via the exons ATGGCCTCCCTTTGGTATTGTGTAGCTGTTTTGGGCCTGGTGGCAGGAGTTTCAGTAAATGCAG ACATGAAACTGGACTGTAAAGGTGGTTTTGTGACACTGGTGTGGACAGACGGTAGATCCCAGATGGACACTTCACTGCTCCGTCTGGGCAGCTGCTTTCCCACAAGCCTCACAGACAGGGAAGCTGTTTTCACTGTGGACTTCAATGACTGTAACTTCAGGAGGCTT GTTACTGGCAAACGACTAATCTACTCCAATGACCTGACTTACATTACCCCACCTAATTCTGTCATCCCTTCGTACATTGACTTGATTGTCTGTGAATATGAGAG GCCCAGAGATTGGTACCCCCTGGTTTATGAGCCAGTGTTTAGTACCTATGGTTTAGAAGAACTAGTATTTCATATTGGACTCATGAATG CTGACTTCTCAGGCCCTGCTGAATCTACAAGATTCCCTCTGGGCTCAATCATCGCCATCAAGGCAAGCGTGGAGCAGCAGACCCATCAGCCGTTGCTGCTACTTATTGATGAATGTGTAGCTGCCACCACACCTGAGCTGCAGCCTGAAAGTGCTCTATACCCATTAATCACCAACAAGGG ATGTCTCGTCGACAGTAAGAAATCACGCTCGAAATTTGAACCCAGGCAAAAGACTTCAGAGATCCGGTTATCCCTTCAAGCCTTCAAGTTTGCTGTGGGAGGAGAG GTGTTTATTCATTGCAGCCTTGTGGCTTGGGATCCCAACGGTCTTGGCAATACTAAGAAGGCCTGCAACTACATCAAAGATTATGG TTGGGAGTTGATTGACGACCCTACACACAGCAGTCTATGTGACTGCTGTGAGTCCAGCTGCAAGGCCAGAAAGACGAGGGATCTAGTGGCAG GGAAGCATGGTGCAGTACAAAACGTGGTCCTTGGTCCACTCACTATCACAGATTAG